In Geminocystis sp. NIES-3708, a single window of DNA contains:
- the nuoH gene encoding NADH-quinone oxidoreductase subunit NuoH: MNSGIDLQGSFITSLTDFGLSPELAKTLWIPLPLGLMIIGATVGVLVSVWLERKISAAAQQRIGPEYAGPLGVLQPVADGIKLVFKEDIIPAKADSILFTFGPAIVVIPVFLSYLIVPFGQNLVITDLNVGIFLWISLSSIAPIGLLMSGYASNNKYALLGGLRAAAQSISYEIPLALSVLAIAMMSNSLSTIDIVEQQSGYGILGWNIWRQPVGFLVFWIAALAECERLPFDLPEAEEELVAGYQTEYTGMKFGLFYVGSYVNLVLSALVFAVLFLGGWDFPIPLNNLANWIGVSENTPWLQVITASLGISMMLLKSYFLIFIAILLRWTVPRVRIDQLLDLGWKFLLPVSLVNLLLTAALKLAFPVAFGG, encoded by the coding sequence ATGAATTCAGGAATTGATTTACAAGGTAGTTTTATCACCTCCCTCACAGATTTTGGTTTATCTCCAGAATTGGCAAAAACCCTTTGGATACCTTTACCCTTAGGGTTAATGATTATCGGTGCAACCGTAGGAGTCTTAGTTAGCGTTTGGCTAGAAAGAAAAATTTCTGCGGCAGCACAACAAAGAATTGGTCCTGAATATGCAGGTCCTTTGGGTGTACTTCAACCTGTGGCTGACGGTATCAAATTAGTTTTCAAAGAAGACATTATACCGGCAAAAGCTGATAGTATCTTATTTACTTTCGGTCCTGCTATTGTAGTAATACCAGTTTTTCTTTCTTATCTTATCGTGCCTTTTGGACAAAATTTAGTCATCACCGACTTAAATGTGGGCATTTTTCTTTGGATTTCTCTTTCTAGTATTGCACCTATCGGCTTATTAATGTCTGGTTATGCTTCTAACAATAAGTATGCTTTGTTAGGAGGGTTAAGAGCCGCTGCACAATCTATTAGTTATGAAATACCTCTTGCTCTATCGGTATTGGCGATCGCCATGATGTCCAATAGTTTAAGTACAATTGATATTGTAGAGCAACAATCAGGTTATGGTATTTTAGGATGGAATATTTGGAGGCAACCCGTTGGTTTTCTAGTATTTTGGATAGCAGCCTTAGCAGAATGTGAGCGTTTACCCTTCGACTTACCCGAAGCAGAAGAAGAATTAGTCGCTGGTTATCAAACAGAATATACAGGGATGAAATTCGGTTTATTTTATGTAGGTTCTTATGTTAACCTAGTATTATCTGCTCTAGTTTTCGCCGTGTTATTTCTTGGTGGTTGGGATTTTCCGATTCCCTTAAATAACCTTGCGAATTGGATAGGAGTAAGTGAAAATACCCCTTGGTTACAAGTCATTACTGCATCTTTAGGTATTAGTATGATGTTATTAAAATCCTATTTTTTGATCTTTATTGCGATTTTATTACGTTGGACTGTACCTCGTGTCAGAATTGATCAATTATTAGACTTAGGCTGGAAATTTTTGTTGCCAGTATCTTTAGTTAACTTATTACTAACTGCCGCCTTAAAATTGGCTTTCCCTGTTGCCTTTGGAGGATAA
- a CDS encoding pentapeptide repeat-containing protein, with the protein MIINEILKRYKDGDRDFRNVNLSKINLSGMKLSHSNLSNSKLIEAHLAWSNLERCFLLEADLRGAFLYGANLSFVKLKEALLIEADLTKADLHGAQLNKVNLEGATLSGAVLTWVNLYMANLPGVNLCGANLDGINLRGANLQGANLNWSNLNHARLSGANLRGASLYGIKLKGSFLNGLDLHGVNFSAMDLTETKMSGAKLYGSNLSGSNLTNSVLRRSVLNKANLKDVNLQNGQLRGAEIIQANLMKSNLSETDLRSSDLSFANLNMANLMGADLTDANLQGAYLWGACLNGAILKNTNLSGANLRDADLSGVDLSETILEGVTMPDGKIHF; encoded by the coding sequence ATGATTATTAATGAAATACTTAAAAGATATAAAGACGGAGATAGAGATTTTCGTAATGTTAATCTAAGTAAAATTAATTTAAGTGGCATGAAACTGAGTCACTCAAATTTATCCAATTCTAAACTTATTGAAGCACATTTAGCATGGTCTAATTTAGAGCGTTGTTTTCTTTTGGAAGCTGATTTGAGAGGTGCTTTTTTATATGGTGCAAATTTAAGTTTTGTTAAGCTAAAAGAAGCTTTATTAATTGAGGCGGATTTGACTAAAGCTGATTTACATGGTGCCCAATTAAATAAAGTTAATCTTGAAGGAGCAACTTTAAGTGGTGCAGTGTTAACATGGGTGAATCTTTACATGGCAAATCTACCCGGTGTTAATCTTTGCGGTGCTAATTTAGACGGTATTAACTTAAGAGGGGCAAATTTACAAGGTGCAAATTTAAACTGGAGTAATTTAAACCATGCAAGGTTGAGTGGTGCAAATTTAAGAGGTGCAAGTTTGTACGGAATTAAGCTCAAAGGCTCATTTCTTAATGGTTTAGACTTACATGGGGTTAATTTTAGTGCTATGGATTTAACGGAAACAAAAATGAGTGGGGCGAAGTTATACGGAAGTAATTTATCTGGTAGTAACTTAACCAATTCTGTATTGCGTCGTAGTGTGTTAAATAAGGCAAACTTGAAAGATGTTAATCTACAAAATGGACAATTAAGAGGTGCAGAGATTATTCAAGCTAATTTAATGAAAAGTAATCTGAGTGAAACTGATTTGCGATCATCTGATTTAAGTTTTGCTAATTTGAATATGGCTAATCTGATGGGTGCAGACTTAACGGATGCTAACCTACAGGGTGCTTATCTTTGGGGTGCTTGTCTTAATGGTGCAATCTTAAAAAATACGAACTTAAGCGGTGCAAATCTTCGAGATGCAGATTTATCAGGAGTAGATTTATCGGAGACAATTTTGGAAGGAGTAACTATGCCAGACGGTAAAATTCATTTTTAG
- a CDS encoding methyl-accepting chemotaxis protein: MTQTSPQQPNQEKNIETENNVSSPTNQLSNNDKTTSSADSIKNKGNTNNTKQQQESQSIVTWWQNKNLRFKSTFVAIALGILPIVVVGTIISGSVHTAFRNTIEENEIHEVESISREVSLLLNDRYIDIKTLAEKFPHFPAFQTRNKAELANELNKYQKIYGYYDSIAIFDNQGNVIAQSNGKPLGNHLNRTYIKNAKAINGAVVSQPEISSTDGIFSIYFASVLKNPVTGQNEGFIRTRLPVSELQKIISNGEETKGEVVYLADKDNQLFLSSTGEFLTGMTSVGTMTTDKNIKPVKINDVFPKLKWAEDQKEPLTMTDNNTLTKTKQILAYQKFNPEQDVLKLNWSAVIAGDTNVILAPANRILNSIFLGVVLSSALVGYIAFVLAEKLIAPITKTSSTIKKITAGDFDIQIEVEGKDEIADLGKSINEMTTQLKQLLVEQQLFASQSSLLKNITLEMTKAFNVNEVFQIAVTEIRQALQSDRVIVYSFDESWKGTVIAESVDRNYPKALGAQIHDPCFADNYVDKYKQGRVQVTPDIYKAGLTQCHLQQLEPFAVKANLVAPIIVEGKLLGLLIAHQCSSARNWESGEIDFFMQTATQMGPALERVMLLQNQQLDSFLSGKLKDIGFKITESLTKEKIFEVATNMGREALRTDRVIIYTFDDDWKGTVIVESVDPNYPQALGANIKDPCFAEKYVDKYRQGRVQATNNIYTAGLTSCHIQQLEPFAVKANLVTPILVDGKLLGLLIAHQCDAPRQWTDSESTFLSQLATQIGPALERIQLLAKQQQSELEQRKAKETIQQRALELLMQVDPVSQGDLTIRASVTEDEIGTIADSYNATIESLRKIVTQVQGGTKAVSEVIIEQESFVDNLATEVVRQADDINIALEKIQTLSFSARMVLDNAEQAEEAVKQANHSVEEGEVAMNRTVDGILAIRETVAETAKKVKRLGESTQKISKVVNLISSFADQTNLLALNASIEAAHAGEEGRGFAVVAEEVRSLARQSASATAEIEKVVAEIQEETNEVVKAMESGTEQVVEGTRLVEETRASLTNITAASAQINQLVTAIATAAAEQSQTSDDITETMADVAGISNDTSNTVKKVSRSFKKLLKVSQNLEQSVSKFKVK; the protein is encoded by the coding sequence ATGACCCAAACTTCTCCACAGCAACCTAATCAAGAAAAAAATATTGAAACTGAAAATAACGTTTCTTCCCCTACTAATCAATTATCCAACAACGATAAAACGACATCTTCTGCTGATAGTATTAAAAATAAAGGAAACACGAACAATACAAAACAACAACAAGAATCTCAAAGTATTGTTACTTGGTGGCAAAATAAAAATCTTAGGTTTAAAAGTACTTTCGTCGCTATCGCTTTAGGAATCTTACCTATCGTGGTTGTGGGAACAATCATTTCTGGTTCGGTTCATACAGCATTTCGTAATACCATTGAAGAAAACGAAATTCATGAAGTGGAAAGTATTTCTAGGGAAGTTAGCTTACTTTTAAATGATCGCTATATCGATATAAAAACTTTAGCCGAAAAATTTCCTCATTTTCCTGCTTTTCAAACTAGAAATAAAGCAGAATTAGCTAACGAATTAAATAAATATCAAAAAATTTACGGATATTATGATAGTATCGCCATTTTTGATAATCAAGGTAATGTTATAGCTCAAAGTAACGGAAAACCTTTAGGAAACCATCTCAATCGAACTTATATAAAAAACGCTAAAGCCATAAATGGAGCTGTGGTAAGTCAACCTGAAATTTCTAGCACAGACGGAATTTTTAGCATTTATTTTGCTTCTGTTTTAAAAAATCCTGTGACAGGACAAAATGAAGGTTTTATTCGCACTCGCTTACCTGTTTCTGAGCTTCAAAAAATCATCTCCAATGGTGAAGAAACAAAAGGAGAAGTGGTTTATTTAGCAGATAAAGATAATCAATTATTTCTTTCCTCTACTGGTGAATTTTTGACAGGTATGACCAGTGTCGGTACGATGACAACAGACAAAAATATAAAACCTGTAAAAATAAATGATGTTTTTCCGAAACTCAAATGGGCTGAAGATCAAAAAGAACCTTTAACCATGACGGATAATAACACCCTAACAAAAACTAAACAAATTCTTGCTTATCAAAAATTTAATCCCGAACAAGATGTCCTCAAATTAAATTGGTCTGCGGTAATTGCAGGAGATACAAACGTTATTTTAGCCCCTGCTAATCGTATTTTAAACTCAATTTTCTTAGGAGTAGTTTTATCTTCGGCTCTTGTTGGTTATATTGCCTTTGTTTTAGCAGAAAAGTTGATTGCTCCCATTACAAAAACATCCTCTACCATTAAAAAAATTACTGCTGGAGATTTTGATATACAAATCGAAGTAGAAGGGAAAGATGAAATTGCTGATCTAGGTAAAAGCATAAATGAAATGACTACACAGTTAAAGCAACTCTTGGTAGAACAACAATTATTTGCCAGTCAGTCTAGTTTACTTAAAAATATTACCCTAGAAATGACAAAAGCGTTTAACGTTAATGAGGTTTTCCAAATTGCTGTAACGGAAATTCGTCAAGCCTTACAATCTGATCGAGTAATAGTCTATAGTTTTGATGAGAGTTGGAAAGGTACAGTTATCGCCGAATCCGTTGATCGAAACTATCCCAAAGCCTTAGGTGCACAAATTCATGATCCCTGTTTTGCAGATAATTATGTAGATAAATATAAACAAGGAAGAGTACAAGTAACCCCAGATATTTATAAAGCAGGTTTAACCCAGTGTCACCTCCAACAATTAGAACCGTTTGCTGTAAAAGCCAATCTCGTTGCACCTATTATCGTTGAAGGAAAATTATTAGGTTTATTAATCGCCCATCAATGTTCTTCAGCCCGTAACTGGGAAAGTGGGGAAATCGACTTTTTCATGCAAACTGCCACCCAAATGGGCCCTGCCTTAGAAAGGGTAATGTTGTTACAAAACCAGCAATTAGATAGTTTCTTATCGGGCAAATTAAAAGATATTGGTTTCAAAATTACTGAATCTTTAACCAAAGAGAAAATTTTTGAAGTCGCTACCAATATGGGTAGAGAAGCCTTAAGAACAGATCGGGTTATTATTTATACTTTTGATGATGATTGGAAAGGTACGGTTATCGTCGAATCTGTTGATCCAAATTATCCTCAAGCCTTGGGTGCAAATATAAAAGATCCTTGTTTTGCCGAAAAATATGTAGATAAATATAGACAAGGTAGAGTACAAGCGACCAACAATATTTATACCGCAGGATTAACTAGCTGTCATATTCAACAATTAGAACCCTTTGCCGTTAAAGCAAACCTTGTTACTCCCATTCTTGTAGATGGAAAATTATTAGGATTACTTATTGCTCACCAATGTGATGCACCTCGTCAATGGACAGACTCTGAATCAACCTTTCTCTCTCAATTGGCTACCCAAATCGGTCCTGCATTAGAAAGAATACAGCTATTAGCTAAACAACAACAATCAGAGTTGGAACAAAGAAAAGCAAAAGAAACCATCCAACAACGAGCGTTAGAACTATTGATGCAGGTTGATCCTGTGTCTCAAGGAGATTTGACTATTCGTGCTAGTGTAACCGAAGATGAAATTGGAACTATTGCTGACTCTTATAATGCTACTATCGAGAGTTTGAGAAAAATTGTAACTCAAGTACAAGGCGGTACAAAAGCCGTTAGTGAAGTTATTATCGAGCAAGAAAGTTTTGTTGATAATTTAGCTACAGAAGTTGTTCGTCAAGCTGATGACATCAATATCGCCCTTGAAAAAATCCAGACTTTATCCTTTAGTGCCCGTATGGTACTTGATAATGCTGAACAAGCAGAAGAAGCTGTTAAACAAGCTAACCACAGTGTAGAAGAAGGGGAAGTTGCGATGAATCGTACCGTAGATGGTATTCTTGCCATTCGTGAAACCGTAGCGGAAACTGCCAAAAAAGTTAAAAGATTAGGGGAATCAACTCAGAAAATTTCTAAGGTAGTTAACCTCATCAGTAGCTTTGCAGATCAAACGAACCTTTTAGCGTTAAATGCTTCTATTGAGGCAGCCCACGCCGGAGAAGAAGGAAGAGGTTTTGCGGTGGTTGCGGAAGAAGTTCGGTCTCTCGCTCGTCAATCAGCCTCTGCAACGGCGGAAATTGAAAAAGTGGTGGCTGAAATTCAAGAAGAAACCAACGAGGTGGTAAAAGCGATGGAGTCTGGTACTGAGCAAGTAGTAGAAGGTACAAGATTGGTGGAAGAAACCCGTGCTTCATTGACTAATATTACCGCCGCTTCGGCTCAAATTAACCAATTAGTCACGGCGATCGCCACGGCAGCGGCAGAACAGTCTCAAACTTCCGATGACATTACAGAAACCATGGCAGATGTAGCGGGAATTTCTAACGATACTTCTAATACGGTTAAAAAAGTATCTCGAAGTTTCAAAAAACTGTTAAAAGTATCTCAAAACTTAGAGCAAAGTGTTAGTAAATTTAAAGTCAAATAA
- a CDS encoding dynamin family protein: MTKIPPQCENLASQVNQILELIKKNSELRVHQETSKLEISLQKAIAPKFEIVFAGAFSAGKSMLINGLLGRELLYSAEGHATGIECYIEYSEPDQERVVLTFLSEEEILEQILTLARHLNINLTDIFVNQSHVIIQIKEQCEQIINQEGGVNKSEKAKQANALKLLLEGFEENKEKIHPKNNATYSMAQFNFNNLTEAATYARRGKNSAVLKRLDYYCNHPLLEDGNVLVDLPGIDAPIKKDADLAFNKIEDPDTSVVVSVLKPAAAGDLTQAETDLLEKIKSNSAIRDRVFYVFNRIDQTWYNSQLRERLDSLINTDFHHTNRLYKTSGLLGFYGTQIKQTSFSDRFGLDSIFADSIKGLGGEEETPQFVSEFNNYCANSGKLITTNFKVSVNGYETPNQNYLRILSEWGMPLIDQLIKDSGIDNFKQEITRYLTEEKRPQLFTNLADDLHPICIELKKFYQKSQQDLNSQPQEIEAMKQQQLNFVNIELQEIGKSFYDYVNEAVNQIINSENPAFDQGFQKLQSRFVNHLDELLQTFSVSDTYSRAVKAHPRNQTAPLIAVLVEALYYLSNSLEDVLIEELEILVSNFVTNLIFDVRQQEFYRQLDRLLGNDGGIENDLSELGNKLFYALKTSAQIECDRYVRETSQFYSEGTFSIYQFRETLKQTSQAFDVTAMIEAEPAIRQLLKLDFEPKVYKTIRQVFRQTINNTIKTNLLPLAEKMKENILEKHDLARENLEQTLEEEAVEKIAYNQQLLKEIIQDAQSYNEAIYNINNCLEAMQVYERKLPLITVYE; the protein is encoded by the coding sequence ATGACAAAAATTCCTCCTCAGTGCGAAAATCTAGCATCTCAAGTTAATCAAATTCTTGAATTAATCAAGAAAAATTCTGAATTACGAGTTCATCAAGAAACCTCTAAGTTAGAAATATCACTACAAAAAGCCATTGCCCCAAAATTTGAAATAGTATTTGCTGGTGCATTTAGTGCTGGTAAATCAATGTTAATCAACGGTTTATTAGGTCGTGAATTACTTTATAGTGCAGAAGGTCACGCAACAGGTATTGAATGTTACATAGAATATTCAGAACCAGATCAAGAAAGAGTCGTATTAACCTTTTTAAGTGAAGAGGAAATTTTAGAACAGATTTTAACCCTCGCTAGACATCTCAATATAAATTTGACGGATATTTTCGTGAATCAGTCTCATGTTATTATTCAAATTAAAGAGCAATGTGAGCAAATTATCAATCAAGAAGGTGGGGTTAATAAATCGGAAAAGGCAAAACAAGCTAACGCTTTAAAATTATTATTAGAGGGTTTTGAAGAGAATAAAGAGAAAATTCACCCTAAAAATAACGCTACTTATTCAATGGCACAATTTAACTTTAATAATCTTACTGAAGCGGCTACTTATGCGCGTAGAGGGAAAAATTCTGCGGTGTTGAAACGTCTTGATTATTATTGTAATCATCCTTTACTCGAAGATGGTAACGTTTTAGTTGACTTGCCCGGTATTGATGCACCTATCAAAAAAGATGCAGATTTAGCTTTCAATAAAATCGAAGATCCTGATACTTCAGTTGTAGTTTCTGTTTTGAAACCTGCTGCGGCAGGAGATTTAACTCAAGCTGAAACGGATTTGTTGGAGAAAATTAAGTCTAATTCTGCTATCAGAGATCGAGTTTTTTATGTATTTAATCGCATTGATCAAACATGGTATAATAGCCAATTAAGAGAGAGATTAGATAGTTTAATTAACACTGATTTTCATCACACTAATCGATTATATAAAACAAGTGGTTTACTGGGATTTTATGGTACTCAAATTAAACAGACTTCTTTCAGTGATCGTTTTGGTTTAGATAGCATTTTTGCTGATAGTATAAAAGGTTTAGGTGGGGAAGAAGAAACTCCTCAATTTGTTAGTGAATTTAATAATTATTGTGCTAATTCAGGTAAATTAATTACTACTAATTTTAAAGTTTCAGTCAATGGTTATGAAACGCCCAATCAAAACTATTTAAGGATTTTAAGCGAATGGGGAATGCCTTTAATTGATCAGTTAATTAAAGATAGTGGCATAGATAATTTTAAACAAGAAATTACCCGTTACTTAACTGAGGAAAAACGTCCACAACTTTTTACAAATTTAGCTGACGATTTACATCCTATTTGTATAGAATTAAAGAAATTTTATCAAAAATCACAGCAAGATTTGAACAGTCAACCTCAAGAAATTGAGGCAATGAAACAACAACAATTAAATTTTGTCAATATTGAGTTACAAGAAATTGGCAAAAGTTTTTATGACTATGTAAACGAAGCAGTTAACCAAATTATTAACAGCGAAAATCCAGCATTTGATCAAGGTTTTCAAAAGTTACAAAGTCGTTTTGTCAATCACCTTGATGAATTGTTGCAAACTTTTTCTGTCAGTGACACCTATAGTCGTGCAGTAAAAGCTCATCCTCGTAACCAAACAGCTCCTTTAATTGCCGTTTTAGTAGAAGCTTTGTACTATCTTTCTAACTCCCTTGAAGATGTATTGATTGAGGAGTTAGAAATTTTAGTATCTAATTTTGTCACAAACTTAATTTTTGATGTTAGACAACAAGAATTCTACCGTCAACTTGATCGTTTATTAGGTAATGATGGTGGTATTGAAAACGATTTATCAGAGTTAGGAAATAAACTCTTTTATGCGTTAAAAACGTCAGCCCAAATTGAATGTGATCGGTATGTAAGAGAAACCTCTCAGTTTTATAGTGAAGGTACATTTTCTATTTATCAATTCAGAGAAACCTTAAAACAGACATCACAAGCCTTTGATGTTACTGCCATGATAGAAGCTGAACCAGCTATTCGTCAACTATTAAAACTCGATTTTGAGCCAAAAGTTTATAAAACAATTCGCCAAGTTTTTCGACAAACAATTAATAACACCATCAAAACCAATTTGCTACCTTTAGCAGAAAAAATGAAAGAAAATATCTTAGAAAAACACGACTTAGCCAGAGAAAATTTAGAACAAACTCTTGAAGAAGAAGCTGTAGAAAAAATCGCTTATAATCAACAATTATTAAAGGAAATTATACAAGATGCTCAAAGTTATAATGAAGCAATTTATAATATTAATAACTGTTTAGAAGCAATGCAAGTTTATGAACGTAAATTACCTTTAATTACTGTTTATGAATAA
- a CDS encoding FAD-dependent oxidoreductase yields the protein MLNLVFIGGGHSHVIALKLWGEQPVSGVNFTMISNVKKTPYSGMLPGYLAGYYNYDQSHIDLEILAKFAKIKLIIDSVIDIDTENKKIICDSKNIIDFDLLSVDIGSTPKNNDIEGAKLYTIPVKPVNLLIKKWEDIINKSEKNKMLILNIIGGGAGGVELAMNIHQKLSTILTNENFKINLIHKQEKLLSNYHKLASKRITNILKSKNINIYLNSIVKKVYQDHLITKSGLIIKGNYHFLVTQASAPLWLKNGTIATDKEGFILIKNTLQSINYDYIFATGDIATMINYSYPKAGVFAVKQGKPLYENICNWLNKKPLKSYHPQKYYLNIIGIGNQSAVAIWGNLVWESPLVWQWKKYLDHTFMEQFRHL from the coding sequence ATGTTAAATTTAGTATTTATTGGCGGTGGACATAGTCATGTTATTGCTCTAAAATTATGGGGAGAACAGCCAGTATCAGGAGTAAATTTTACCATGATTAGTAATGTCAAAAAAACTCCCTATTCAGGAATGTTACCCGGTTATTTAGCTGGTTATTATAACTATGATCAAAGTCATATCGACTTAGAAATATTAGCTAAATTTGCTAAGATAAAATTAATTATCGATTCAGTCATTGATATAGATACTGAAAATAAAAAAATTATTTGTGATTCTAAAAATATTATTGATTTTGATTTACTTAGTGTTGATATAGGTAGCACTCCAAAAAATAATGATATTGAAGGAGCAAAATTATATACAATTCCAGTAAAACCAGTCAATTTATTAATAAAAAAGTGGGAAGACATTATTAATAAAAGTGAAAAAAATAAAATGTTAATATTGAATATCATCGGTGGTGGTGCTGGTGGTGTTGAATTAGCAATGAATATTCATCAAAAATTAAGTACTATTTTGACAAATGAGAACTTTAAAATTAATTTGATTCATAAACAAGAAAAATTATTATCAAATTATCATAAATTAGCTAGTAAAAGAATAACAAATATACTCAAAAGTAAGAATATTAATATTTATTTGAATAGTATTGTTAAAAAAGTTTATCAAGATCATCTTATCACTAAATCAGGATTAATAATTAAAGGTAATTATCATTTTTTAGTTACTCAAGCCTCCGCACCTTTATGGTTAAAAAATGGCACCATTGCTACGGATAAAGAAGGTTTTATTCTCATCAAAAATACTTTACAATCCATCAATTATGATTATATTTTTGCCACAGGAGATATTGCAACTATGATTAATTATTCTTATCCAAAAGCAGGAGTTTTTGCAGTCAAACAAGGCAAACCATTATATGAAAATATTTGTAATTGGTTAAATAAAAAACCTTTAAAATCTTATCATCCTCAAAAATATTATCTAAATATAATTGGTATAGGTAATCAAAGCGCCGTAGCGATTTGGGGTAATTTAGTTTGGGAATCACCCCTAGTTTGGCAATGGAAAAAATACCTAGACCACACATTCATGGAACAATTTAGACATCTATAA